Below is a genomic region from Hylemonella gracilis.
CGGCGAGGATGAGGCTCTTGCGCAGCCAGCCCTGCTCCCACAGGCGGCGCGGCCAGGGCAGGTCACGCTCGACCGCGACCGCGGTCAGGGGCTCCAGCGCGCGTTCGTACTCGGGGCGCACGGGCGGCTGCGGCGGGGCCGACGCGGGGGAGGAAGCCGAGGCAAACACCATGCTCATGCGTACCTCCGCGTGTCGACTTTGGGTGCCGTCACAGGCGCAAGGGCGCCGTCTTGTTCATGCACCGGTGTCGCGCCGGGCGCCTCGAACAGCAGACCGTGGATGCGCTGCGCGGTAGCCTGGAATTCAGCGCTGCCCGCGCTGTGCAGGCCGAACTGGTGGCTGTTGATCTCGGCGCGCATGCGCCCCGGGTGCGGCGAGAGCAGGCCGATGCGGCTGCCCACGACCAGGGCCTCCTCGATCGAGTGCGTCACGAAGAGCAGCGTGAAGCGCCCACCCTCCGCCGCCTCGCCTTCCCACAAGGCCAACAGTTCCTCCTGCATCTTGCGGCGAGTCAACGCGTCCAGGGCGGCGAAGGGTTCGTCCATCAGCAGCACGCGCGGCTGCATGGCCAGCGCGCGGGCGATCGCCACGCGCTGCTTCATGCCGCCGGAGAGCTGGTGCGGGTAGGCGTCGGCGAACGCCGACAGGCCCACCTTGTCCAGAAAATGGTCGGCCCGCTCGGCGGCTTCCTTGCGGCCCAGCTTGCGCGCCGCGCGCAGCGGGAACATCACGTTCTGCCGCACGGTCTTCCAGGGCGGCAACTGGTCGAACTCCTGGAAGACGACGATGCGGTCGGGCCCCGGACCCTGCACGCGCTGTCCATCCAGGCGGATTTCGCCCTCCACCGGCGCGATGAAACCGGCCACGGCCTTGAGCAGCGTGGACTTGCCACAGCCCGAGGCGCCGAGCAGCACGAAGCGGTCCGCCGCGTGCACGTCGAAGCTGACGCGGTGCGTGGCGCGCACCACGCGGCCGGGCACGCGGTATTCGAGGCTCACGCCATCGACCGCGAGCAAGGGGGAAGGATGCAGGGGTGTCACGCCAGTCATGTCCAAACCTGGTTCGATCCGCGCTCAGCTGCCCGGATGGGCCCAGGCTTCCTCGAAGAAGTAATCCTTCCAGGACGCCGCCTTGTTCTTCAGCACCTCGATGGCGTGCAGCTTGTCGGCGTAGATGTAGGTGTTCTGCGGGTTGACGGTGAAGTCGTTCTCCGGGTCCTCGATGATCTTCTTCACCAGCGCCGGGTCCAGCTTGGACTTCTGCACGCGGATGAAGACGTCGGCGGCTAGACCTGTGCCAGCGGCCTTGTCCTTGCGGATGAACTCGGCCGCTTCACGCAGCGCGGCGTAGAAGGCCTTGTAGGTCTTGGGGTTCTCGTCGTGGAACTTCTGCGTGCTGTACAGCACGTTGAAGGTGGCCGGCCCGCCCAGGATGTCGTAGCTGGACAGCACTTTGTGCACCTTGGGGTTGCCCGCCAGCGCCTGGTAATAGAAGGGTGCGCTGGAGAAGTGCGAGTTGATTTCCGTGCCGCCCGAGATGAGCGCGGCCGTCGCGTCCGGGTGCGGCAGGCTGACCGAGATGGCGTCGTACTTCTTGGCCTGGGCCACGCCGAAGAGCTTGGCCGTTTCAATTTGCAAGGTGCGCGACTGGAAACCCGTGCCGGCCGCGGGCACGGCGATGCGGTCCTTGTCGCCGAAGTCCTTCAGCGTCTTGATGTTGGGGTTGGTCGTGATCAGGTAATTGGGCAAGGCGCCGAGCGCGGCCACGGCCTTGACGTTCTGTTTGCCCTTGGTGCGGTCCCACAGCGTGAGCATGGGCGGCACGCCGGCCGACACCACGTCCAGCGAACCGGCCAGCAGGGCCTCGTTCATGGCGGTGGCGCCTGAGATCTGTGCCCACTCCACTTCGATGTTCAGACCCTGGGCCTTGCCGTGCTTCTCGATCAGCTTCTGGTCCTGCACCACGTCGAGGATGAGGTAGGCGATGCCGAACTGCTGGGCGACGCGGAGCTTGCCTTCGGCCTGCGCGGCCGTGGCGCCGAGCAGCAGGCCCAGGCCAACGAGGAGGGAAATGGGGCTTCGAAGAAATTGCTTCATGGTCTTGTTTGCGAAATCAAAAAACGTGAGGGTCAGAAAACGATGTCACCTTCGATGGTGGTGCGGTAGAGCTTGCGGCGCAGTTGCTCGGGCGTGCCCGCGGCCAGGTGCATGACGGAACGGTTGTCCCAGAACACCATGTCGTGCGCCTGCCAGCGGTGGCGGTAGACGAACTCCTCGCGGGTGCTGTGCGCGAACAGCTCGTCCAGCAGCGCGCGGCTTTCGTCCTCGGGCAGGCCGACGATGCGGGTCGTGAAGTGCTCGCTGACGAAGAGCGCTTGGCAGCCCGTCTCCGGGTGGGTGCGCACCACGGAGTGGACGTGGGGCGGCACCTTGGCGATCTGCTCGGGCGTGAGCTTGGGCCGCCAGGGGCTGCGCGCGCGCAGTTCCTCGTACTTGCAGAGGTAGGAATGCTCGGCCCGCAGATGCGCGATGCGCTGCTTGGTCTTTTCCGGCAGCACTTCGTAGGCTGCGTGCTGGTCGGCGAACAGCGTGTCGCCGCCTTCGGTCGGCAGTTCCTGCGCGTGCAGCATGGAACCCAGGCTGGGTTTTTCGACGTAGGACAGGTCCGAATGCCAGTAATGCCCTGCGTCGCCCAGGCCGATGGGCTGGCCGTTCTCCTTGATGTTGGAGACGATCAGGATTTCCGGGTGGCCGGCCAGCGCGAACTGGCTTAGCACATGGATCTGCAGCGGCCCGAAGCGGCGGCTGAACTCGACCTGCTGCGCTGGCGTGATGCGCAGATCGCGGAAGACCAGCACGTGGTGGTCCAGATGCGCTTGGTGGATGCGGCGGAAATCCGCATCGGCCAGCGGCTTCGACAAGTCCAGGCCCAGCACCTCGGCGCCCAGGCGGCTGCGCCCGGACCCCGAGGTCAGCGGACGGATGTCAATGTTCTGGCGGACCGGCGCAGATGCGGGCAGGTCCAAGGCGGCGGAGAGGCCCATGGCGTAACAGCGATGCGATGAAGACTCGCACTGTAGGTACGCGGGATCTCATTGGGAACGAATAAAAAATTGCTTGCTTATGAAGAAAACATCCTTGGCCACATAGCAACCCAACTCCGCTCGCCAAGGCCGGGGTTGCAGCTCAGCGCCCGCTCGGGTCTGGCCCGTGCTCCGGCGGGTTTGCCGCGAAGGTGACCACCAGCACGTCGCGCCAGGCCGGCTGGGTGAGGTCCAGGGGCGTCACGGGCGTCACGCCGTGGAGCAGCCGCGCGTCATCGACGATGGCCGTGTCGAAGGGATCGGACAGCGTGAAGCGCGCCAAGGTCTCGCCCGCCTGATCGCGGATGCGGGTCTCGCCACCTTGGATGTTGCGCCGCTGGACCAGCATCATGAACACGAAATCCACGCCGTCGCGGTGCACGCCCTCCGGCGTCGGCGTGGCGCCGCTGCGGGCCGCGTCGATGCGGAACTGGTGCACCTCAATGTGCCAGTCGCGCGCGGGCGCGAGGCCATCGAACAGATCGCGGCAGCAAGACAGCACGGTGCCGAGCACCGGGCCCCGAGCGAGGTCCGGCTCGATGGGCGCGAAGTGCCGGGCCGTGCCGCCGTTGAGCGGGTTGTAGGCGATGCTCTGGTAATGCGGGCGGTGAGGCTCTTGACGCACCGGCCCCGAGGTCGGGGCGCTGTAGGTCGCATGCCGTCGCTCCCGGTAGCGCCCGCCATCGGCCATGTAGCGGTCGCGCTCCAAGCGGTTCCAGCTGTCCTGGAACGCCGCCCAATCGTGGGCGGTGAAACTGTTGACACCCGCCAGCAAGGGGCGGGCCTGAGCGGCTGGCAGAAAGGCAAAACCCTCGCGCGCGAGGGCGGCACGCGCATCGGCCACGGGGCGCGTTTCGGGAGCGGCTTCGGCGGCAGGTGGAGGCGTCGGCGAAGGCATCGGTGAGGGCGTCAACGAAGGCACCCGCGCGGGTACCGGCGCGGCAGGCTCCGGGTCCGGATTCATCCCCGCACGAACAGCGTGTACAACGGCTGGTCGCCGACCTGCCGGCTCCAGTGCCCGTGCACCTTGTCGTCGAAGGTCGCGCCTGCGGGCAGCAGGTCGGCCGAGTAGAAGTGCTCGCCCGGCTGGAAGATGCGCGACGTGCCATCCTGCAGACCGATTTCCATCTGCCCGCCAAGGATGAAGCACCACTGCGGCGCGCCCGTGCAATGGAAGCTGCTGCGAAAGCCCACGGGGCTCATGCGCAACTGGTAACCACCGCTGGCGTAGACCTCGGACAGCATGGACTGGGGCGTGCCCTGGGTGAGCGGCACGCTTTCCTCGCGGAAACGGGCACGGCCGTCGGAGTCGGTATAGAGAATGGTCTTGGTGAAGGTGGACATGCAGGTGTGCGGCCAGCGGCCGATTGACGGGAAGGGCAGCCCGAGATTATCGCCAGCGCGGGTCAAGCCCGAGATACGTCGGTCGCGTACCCAGCCAGGGCGGTCGGGAACACCGTGCGGCTCAGACCAGCGACTCCAACCCATCCGCAAATTGCCCGACCGGTGCCCGGGCCTGGGCCTGGGCCTGCAGGTGGTACAGAAAGGTCGGGCGCGGTTCAGCCTCCAGTTCCCGCTGGATGGTGCCGAGCTGCTGGAAGGATTCCAGCCGGGCGGACAGCATGCGCGGCGTGACCGGGTCCAGCGCCTTGCCGATCTGCTGGAAACGCTCGCGCCCACAGTGCAGTGCCAGCAGCAGCGGCATGTTCCAGGCCTGGGCAGAGAGTCGCCCCAGGCCCAGGCGCTGCTCGGTCGCCTGCAGGACCAGGGCGGCCTCGCGCAGGCGTTCCCCCTCCTCGGTCAGCACGTACTCGGGCAGGGCCGGATGGCGGCGCTCCTGCGCCGAGAGGCGGACCAGCAAGCCATTGGCCTCCAGACGCCAGAGGTTGTCGCTCAGGCGCGCGGGCGTGATGCCCAGCGTCTTTTGCAAGGGCGAGAAACGCCCGCGGCAAGGCGCCATGGCCAACAACAAAGGCACGGTCCACTGGCCCGACAAGGCCTGGGCCAGTTGCAAGACCGTCTTCTGTTCGTTCAAGGCTGGGTCAGGTCTTCCGACAACATCAGGCTGTGCCCATCGGGGTCGGTGAAGGTGGTGAGCTTCACCATGTCGGGAATGGTTTCAATCTCGCCCTGGAAGGACACGCCCCGCCCTTCCAGGGCCCGGCGCGTCGCCACGATGTCCGGCACCTCGAAGACCGTGG
It encodes:
- a CDS encoding TauD/TfdA dioxygenase family protein, which codes for MGLSAALDLPASAPVRQNIDIRPLTSGSGRSRLGAEVLGLDLSKPLADADFRRIHQAHLDHHVLVFRDLRITPAQQVEFSRRFGPLQIHVLSQFALAGHPEILIVSNIKENGQPIGLGDAGHYWHSDLSYVEKPSLGSMLHAQELPTEGGDTLFADQHAAYEVLPEKTKQRIAHLRAEHSYLCKYEELRARSPWRPKLTPEQIAKVPPHVHSVVRTHPETGCQALFVSEHFTTRIVGLPEDESRALLDELFAHSTREEFVYRHRWQAHDMVFWDNRSVMHLAAGTPEQLRRKLYRTTIEGDIVF
- a CDS encoding ABC transporter ATP-binding protein, with the protein product MTGVTPLHPSPLLAVDGVSLEYRVPGRVVRATHRVSFDVHAADRFVLLGASGCGKSTLLKAVAGFIAPVEGEIRLDGQRVQGPGPDRIVVFQEFDQLPPWKTVRQNVMFPLRAARKLGRKEAAERADHFLDKVGLSAFADAYPHQLSGGMKQRVAIARALAMQPRVLLMDEPFAALDALTRRKMQEELLALWEGEAAEGGRFTLLFVTHSIEEALVVGSRIGLLSPHPGRMRAEINSHQFGLHSAGSAEFQATAQRIHGLLFEAPGATPVHEQDGALAPVTAPKVDTRRYA
- a CDS encoding winged helix-turn-helix transcriptional regulator yields the protein MNEQKTVLQLAQALSGQWTVPLLLAMAPCRGRFSPLQKTLGITPARLSDNLWRLEANGLLVRLSAQERRHPALPEYVLTEEGERLREAALVLQATEQRLGLGRLSAQAWNMPLLLALHCGRERFQQIGKALDPVTPRMLSARLESFQQLGTIQRELEAEPRPTFLYHLQAQAQARAPVGQFADGLESLV
- a CDS encoding 2OG-Fe dioxygenase family protein — encoded protein: MPSPTPPPAAEAAPETRPVADARAALAREGFAFLPAAQARPLLAGVNSFTAHDWAAFQDSWNRLERDRYMADGGRYRERRHATYSAPTSGPVRQEPHRPHYQSIAYNPLNGGTARHFAPIEPDLARGPVLGTVLSCCRDLFDGLAPARDWHIEVHQFRIDAARSGATPTPEGVHRDGVDFVFMMLVQRRNIQGGETRIRDQAGETLARFTLSDPFDTAIVDDARLLHGVTPVTPLDLTQPAWRDVLVVTFAANPPEHGPDPSGR
- a CDS encoding ABC transporter substrate-binding protein, with product MKQFLRSPISLLVGLGLLLGATAAQAEGKLRVAQQFGIAYLILDVVQDQKLIEKHGKAQGLNIEVEWAQISGATAMNEALLAGSLDVVSAGVPPMLTLWDRTKGKQNVKAVAALGALPNYLITTNPNIKTLKDFGDKDRIAVPAAGTGFQSRTLQIETAKLFGVAQAKKYDAISVSLPHPDATAALISGGTEINSHFSSAPFYYQALAGNPKVHKVLSSYDILGGPATFNVLYSTQKFHDENPKTYKAFYAALREAAEFIRKDKAAGTGLAADVFIRVQKSKLDPALVKKIIEDPENDFTVNPQNTYIYADKLHAIEVLKNKAASWKDYFFEEAWAHPGS